Proteins from a genomic interval of Hypomesus transpacificus isolate Combined female unplaced genomic scaffold, fHypTra1 scaffold_101, whole genome shotgun sequence:
- the l3mbtl1b gene encoding lethal(3)malignant brain tumor-like protein 4 isoform X6, with protein sequence MTDTLPSDAPVAGADFDMMSALDWQDGIATLPGSDIKFRMTEFGTLEIVTEAEVKETEAETKAETAPAHSPTPPPKAQSEPGTARSPANQLHTPAFEALGPVLVSLEEGPTMEGPSMEGPSMEVGPSMEVGPSAEVGPSAEVGPSTEVGRKVQLARCISCVGSGAQGRFCSCVCAQPSSGRSSPGEPRERDGAEGERLGKRVRKKRKIYMDSGDEEEDNQEEEEEKSKGSKGRRAAKLARLVTAPSNKKRAWSWPAYLEEERAVAAPVKLFKEHQSVPQSRNVFKVGMKLEGLDPCHPALFCVLTVAEIQGYRIRLHFDGYPECYDFWVNADSWDVKPAGWCEKMGHKLLLPKGCKDGEFNWSMYVKNCRGQLAPKHLFKSLNTSVTPSGFRAGMKLEAVDRKNPSLICVATISAVVDNRLLIHFDNWDDTYDYWCEPSSPYIHPVGYCEEAELTLTTPAEYKQPKSFSWERYLEETGTQAAPARAFKQRPPHGFQVGMRLEAVDKRNPMLIRVATIAEVEDHRLKIHFDGWSREYDYCVEADSPDLHPVGWCQKTGHPLQHPNGSTDVVLLPGQGCPTPGCNGVGHIRGPRYGTHYTQVSCPYSEMNLNKEGLVPDRLSGERPTALNGPHHRVRRPDLQTDTPTTPTHTPTTPTHTPATPELPDVAEDSPQNRRLPVEGERSVRSSQPEPPGAAPGAASESGHNGPRPKRSALVPKYLKLHLVKQEGGGEGKGSQSLQQALHESVFSPGVSSPPHRVLLCWDKHCQLLPEVLGLTAKRVAAWSAEEVASFVRGLPGCKEHAATFRTEQIDGEAFLLLTQSDIVKILSIKLGPALKIYNSILMLKNADEE encoded by the exons atgacaGACACCCTGCCCAGTGATGCTCCTGTCGCGGGGGCAGACTTTGATATGATGAGTGCCCTGGACTGGCAAGACGGCATCGCCACCTTGCCTGGGAGCGACATCAAG TTTCGCATGACAGAATTTGGAACCTTGGAGATAGTTACCGAAGCAGAGGTCAAAGAAACGGAGGCGGAGACTAAGGCAGAGACCGCCCCCGCACACagtcccacccctcctccaaagGCCCAATCAGAGCCTGGCACTGCCAGATCCCCAGCCAATCAGCTCCACACCCCTGCATTTGAGG CTTTAGGCCCAGTGCTCGTGTCTTTAGAGGAGGGCCCCACCATGGAGGGCCCCAGCATGGAGGGCCCCAGCATGGAGGTGGGCCCCAGCATGGAGGTGGGCCCCAGCGCGGAGGTGGGCCCCAGCGCGGAGGTGGGCCCCAGCACGGAGGTGGGCCGCAAGGTGCAGCTGGCTCGCTGTATCTCATGTGTGGGCTCAGGTGCTCAGGGCAGATTCTGCAGCTGTGTTTGTGCTCAGCCCTCGAGCGGAAG GTCCTCCCCTGGCGAGcccagggagagagatggtgcgGAGGGCGAGCGGCTGGggaaacgagttcgcaagaagaGGAAGATCTACATGGACTCTggtgacgaggaggaggacaaccaggaagaggaagag gAGAAGAGCAAGGGCAGCAAAGGCCGGAGAGCTGCTAAACTGGCCAGGCTGG TGACTGCCCCGTCCAATAAGAAGCGAGCGTGGAGCTGGCCAGCCTacctggaagaggagagggctgTAGCTGCCCCGGTCAAGCTGTtcaaggag CACCAGTCAGTCCCTCAGAGCAGGAATGTCTTCAAGGTGGGGATGAAACTGGAAGGGCTGGACCCCTGCCACCCCGCTCTCTTCTGTGTTCTTACAGTCGCTGAG ATCCAGGGGTACCGGATCAGGCTCCACTTTGATGGGTACCCTGAGTGCTATGACTTCTGGGTAAATGCTGACTCGTGGGACGTGAAGCCTGCTGGCTGGTGTGAAAAAATGGGACACAAACTGCTGCTGCCAAAAG GTTGTAAGGATGGAGAATTTAACTGGAGCATGTATGTAAAGAACTGCAGGGGCCAACTGGCCCCCAAACACCTCTTCAAGAGCCTCAACACT tcggtGACTCCCTCTGGTTTCCGTGCGGGGATGAAGCTGGAGGCGGTGGACAGGAAGAACCCGTCTCTGATCTGCGTAGCGACCATCTCTGCTGTCGTAGACAACAGACTACTCATTCACTTTGATAACTGGGATGACACCTACGACTACTG gtgTGAACCCAGCAGTCCTTACATCCACCCTGTGGGCTACTGTGAGGAGGCGGAGCTAACCCTCACCACACCAGCTG AGTACAAACAGCCCAAGAGCTTCTCCTGGGAGAGATACCTGGAGGAGACTGGCACTCAAGCTGCCCCTGCACGTGCTTTCAAACAG aGGCCACCTCACGGGTTCCAGGTTGGGATGAGGCTGGAGGCCGTGGATAAGAGGAATCCCATGCTCATCCGTGTAGCAACCATCGCCGAGGTGGAGGACCACCGACTGAAG atccattTTGATGGCTGGAGTAGGGAGTATGACTACTGTGTGGAGGCCGACAGCCCTGACTTGCATCCTGTGGGCTGGTGTCAGAAGACAGGGCACCCCCTGCAACACCCCaatg GCTCCACAGACGTGGTGCTCCTCCCAGGCCAGGGCTGTCCTACCCCAGGATGCAATGGGGTTGGACACATCCGGGGGCCGCGCTACGGAACACATTACAC GCAGGTGAGCTGCCCCTACTCAGAGATGAACCTGAACAAGGAGGGGCTGGTTCCTGACCGTCTCAGTGGAGAACGACCCACCGCCCTCAACGGGCCTCATCACCGCGTTAGACGGCCAGACCTCCAGACGGACACGCCCACCACGCCGACACACACGCCcaccacaccgacacacacgccCGCCACACCAGAGCTGCCAGACGTTGCAGAGGACTCTCCTCAGAACAG gaGACTTCCCGTGGAGGGGGAGCGTTCTGTGCGCAGCAGCCAGCCGGAGCCACCGGGGGCAGCACCGGGGGCAGCCAGTGAGAGCGGCCATAACGGCCCTCGACCTAAGAG GTCAGCTCTAGTCCCTAAATACCTGAAGCTGCACTTGGTgaagcaggagggaggaggagaaggcaaaG ggtcCCAGTCTCTCCAGCAGGCCCTCCATGAGTCTGTGTTCTCCCCAGgcgtctcctcccccccccacagggtGCTGCTGTGCTGGGACAAACACTGCCAGCTGCTCCCTGAGGTGCTGGGGCTCACAGCCAAGAGAGTTGCCGCCTGGAGCGCTGAGGAG GTGGCCAGTTTTGTCCGAGGGCTCCCAGGCTGTAAGGAGCATGCTGCTACCTTCAGAACAGAG CAGATAGACGGGGAGGCGTTCCTGCTGCTCACCCAATCAGACATCGTTAAgatcctgtcaatcaaactaGGCCCCGCCTTGAAGATCTACAACTCCATCCTCATGCTGAAGAATGCTGACGAGgagtag
- the l3mbtl1b gene encoding lethal(3)malignant brain tumor-like protein 1 isoform X1: MTDTLPSDAPVAGADFDMMSALDWQDGIATLPGSDIKFRMTEFGTLEIVTEAEVKETEAETKAETAPAHSPTPPPKAQSEPGTARSPANQLHTPAFEALGPVLVSLEEGPTMEGPSMEGPSMEVGPSMEVGPSAEVGPSAEVGPSTEVGRKVQLARCISCVGSGAQGRFCSCVCAQPSSGRSSPGEPRERDGAEGERLGKRVRKKRKIYMDSGDEEEDNQEEEEEKSKGSKGRRAAKLARLVTAPSNKKRAWSWPAYLEEERAVAAPVKLFKEHQSVPQSRNVFKVGMKLEGLDPCHPALFCVLTVAEIQGYRIRLHFDGYPECYDFWVNADSWDVKPAGWCEKMGHKLLLPKGCKDGEFNWSMYVKNCRGQLAPKHLFKSLNTSVTPSGFRAGMKLEAVDRKNPSLICVATISAVVDNRLLIHFDNWDDTYDYWCEPSSPYIHPVGYCEEAELTLTTPAEYKQPKSFSWERYLEETGTQAAPARAFKQRPPHGFQVGMRLEAVDKRNPMLIRVATIAEVEDHRLKIHFDGWSREYDYCVEADSPDLHPVGWCQKTGHPLQHPNGSTDVVLLPGQGCPTPGCNGVGHIRGPRYGTHYTQVSCPYSEMNLNKEGLVPDRLSGERPTALNGPHHRVRRPDLQTDTPTTPTHTPTTPTHTPATPELPDVAEDSPQNRRLPVEGERSVRSSQPEPPGAAPGAASESGHNGPRPKRSALVPKYLKLHLVKQEGGGEGKGSCLLSLLACCEISVSAHSATLFPSHSLSSPGSQSLQQALHESVFSPGVSSPPHRVLLCWDKHCQLLPEVLGLTAKRVAAWSAEEVASFVRGLPGCKEHAATFRTEQIDGEAFLLLTQSDIVKILSIKLGPALKIYNSILMLKNADEE, from the exons atgacaGACACCCTGCCCAGTGATGCTCCTGTCGCGGGGGCAGACTTTGATATGATGAGTGCCCTGGACTGGCAAGACGGCATCGCCACCTTGCCTGGGAGCGACATCAAG TTTCGCATGACAGAATTTGGAACCTTGGAGATAGTTACCGAAGCAGAGGTCAAAGAAACGGAGGCGGAGACTAAGGCAGAGACCGCCCCCGCACACagtcccacccctcctccaaagGCCCAATCAGAGCCTGGCACTGCCAGATCCCCAGCCAATCAGCTCCACACCCCTGCATTTGAGG CTTTAGGCCCAGTGCTCGTGTCTTTAGAGGAGGGCCCCACCATGGAGGGCCCCAGCATGGAGGGCCCCAGCATGGAGGTGGGCCCCAGCATGGAGGTGGGCCCCAGCGCGGAGGTGGGCCCCAGCGCGGAGGTGGGCCCCAGCACGGAGGTGGGCCGCAAGGTGCAGCTGGCTCGCTGTATCTCATGTGTGGGCTCAGGTGCTCAGGGCAGATTCTGCAGCTGTGTTTGTGCTCAGCCCTCGAGCGGAAG GTCCTCCCCTGGCGAGcccagggagagagatggtgcgGAGGGCGAGCGGCTGGggaaacgagttcgcaagaagaGGAAGATCTACATGGACTCTggtgacgaggaggaggacaaccaggaagaggaagag gAGAAGAGCAAGGGCAGCAAAGGCCGGAGAGCTGCTAAACTGGCCAGGCTGG TGACTGCCCCGTCCAATAAGAAGCGAGCGTGGAGCTGGCCAGCCTacctggaagaggagagggctgTAGCTGCCCCGGTCAAGCTGTtcaaggag CACCAGTCAGTCCCTCAGAGCAGGAATGTCTTCAAGGTGGGGATGAAACTGGAAGGGCTGGACCCCTGCCACCCCGCTCTCTTCTGTGTTCTTACAGTCGCTGAG ATCCAGGGGTACCGGATCAGGCTCCACTTTGATGGGTACCCTGAGTGCTATGACTTCTGGGTAAATGCTGACTCGTGGGACGTGAAGCCTGCTGGCTGGTGTGAAAAAATGGGACACAAACTGCTGCTGCCAAAAG GTTGTAAGGATGGAGAATTTAACTGGAGCATGTATGTAAAGAACTGCAGGGGCCAACTGGCCCCCAAACACCTCTTCAAGAGCCTCAACACT tcggtGACTCCCTCTGGTTTCCGTGCGGGGATGAAGCTGGAGGCGGTGGACAGGAAGAACCCGTCTCTGATCTGCGTAGCGACCATCTCTGCTGTCGTAGACAACAGACTACTCATTCACTTTGATAACTGGGATGACACCTACGACTACTG gtgTGAACCCAGCAGTCCTTACATCCACCCTGTGGGCTACTGTGAGGAGGCGGAGCTAACCCTCACCACACCAGCTG AGTACAAACAGCCCAAGAGCTTCTCCTGGGAGAGATACCTGGAGGAGACTGGCACTCAAGCTGCCCCTGCACGTGCTTTCAAACAG aGGCCACCTCACGGGTTCCAGGTTGGGATGAGGCTGGAGGCCGTGGATAAGAGGAATCCCATGCTCATCCGTGTAGCAACCATCGCCGAGGTGGAGGACCACCGACTGAAG atccattTTGATGGCTGGAGTAGGGAGTATGACTACTGTGTGGAGGCCGACAGCCCTGACTTGCATCCTGTGGGCTGGTGTCAGAAGACAGGGCACCCCCTGCAACACCCCaatg GCTCCACAGACGTGGTGCTCCTCCCAGGCCAGGGCTGTCCTACCCCAGGATGCAATGGGGTTGGACACATCCGGGGGCCGCGCTACGGAACACATTACAC GCAGGTGAGCTGCCCCTACTCAGAGATGAACCTGAACAAGGAGGGGCTGGTTCCTGACCGTCTCAGTGGAGAACGACCCACCGCCCTCAACGGGCCTCATCACCGCGTTAGACGGCCAGACCTCCAGACGGACACGCCCACCACGCCGACACACACGCCcaccacaccgacacacacgccCGCCACACCAGAGCTGCCAGACGTTGCAGAGGACTCTCCTCAGAACAG gaGACTTCCCGTGGAGGGGGAGCGTTCTGTGCGCAGCAGCCAGCCGGAGCCACCGGGGGCAGCACCGGGGGCAGCCAGTGAGAGCGGCCATAACGGCCCTCGACCTAAGAG GTCAGCTCTAGTCCCTAAATACCTGAAGCTGCACTTGGTgaagcaggagggaggaggagaaggcaaaGGTAGCTGTCTCCTTTCCTTGTTGGCATGTTGTGAGATCAGTGTTTCTGCACACTCTGCCACTCTCTTtccgtctcactctctctcctctccagggtcCCAGTCTCTCCAGCAGGCCCTCCATGAGTCTGTGTTCTCCCCAGgcgtctcctcccccccccacagggtGCTGCTGTGCTGGGACAAACACTGCCAGCTGCTCCCTGAGGTGCTGGGGCTCACAGCCAAGAGAGTTGCCGCCTGGAGCGCTGAGGAG GTGGCCAGTTTTGTCCGAGGGCTCCCAGGCTGTAAGGAGCATGCTGCTACCTTCAGAACAGAG CAGATAGACGGGGAGGCGTTCCTGCTGCTCACCCAATCAGACATCGTTAAgatcctgtcaatcaaactaGGCCCCGCCTTGAAGATCTACAACTCCATCCTCATGCTGAAGAATGCTGACGAGgagtag